In Alosa alosa isolate M-15738 ecotype Scorff River chromosome 10, AALO_Geno_1.1, whole genome shotgun sequence, the genomic stretch CACTTTAAACAAGGCTATTTGAAAcgttaaaagaaagaaaaaagatatTTCATTTCACTTCAATGGTTGAaatcaaatgcttttgaatAGAGAGATGAATGAGAGCAATTTTCCAGCATTTCTGACACGCTTCTCTTCCCATCTATGAACAGAATTAGACACAAGATTACACAGAGAAGGAAAGCACAGCACCCTCATGCTTTAGTTCCACTGTGACCAAGAATAAACAGAGCTCACGTGTAAAGATGCTTACCCACATCCTGACATAGACTACTGATGAGTAAAACTAAGGCTTGTTAGTGAAGTGCTAGTAAACTTGGATGTTTCTCCATAGTAGCATTAGATTTGTAACTCCATATTATGAATGCTAACCCTTACACTCTCTCTAAAGAGTACCAAACATCACAGAACATTAATATCGAGATCACTGATGTCCAGTCTTGAAGAATTCCAGAAGAGTATCGCATGTTGACCAAAGGTACGGCCCACAGTCAGCTGTGTGACCTCTCTATGTCAACACAGCTACGCTAACAGGGGCTAATCTCCAGTAAGATCCCACTAaactatgctaacaatattATTCCTAATGACAATTAGCAGAGAAACTACACTAAACTTGCCACAGAAAACTAGTTTGTGCCACTCAGCGCAGTGTGCTGTTGTGTGGGGCTTTCAtacgagagacacacacatcctgtctCCACACTGGGTCACATGACTGAGTCTCCAGCTGCTGATTGGATGAAAAACCAGCCAAGTTGAAATGTTCGGAAATGTGCAGACGAAACTCAGTCACTGAGCACCGAATTCTGTTTCCAGTCACTGCTCCATCGGCCGTCTCATAGAGTCCTAAGGGCTGACGATGAAGTGTCCGCTAAGTTTCAGACGGAAGAGCTAAAACAGAGATCCTCTCATTGGCTGGGCCCAAGGCTGACCTCTGGAGGCCCTGAGCCAATAGGAGTGCAGGCAGCATGTGAGTGACAGCTAAGAGCTGGCGTTTGATTGGCTCAGGAGGAGAAGCAGAGCCCGCAGCACTCCATGCAGATCTCCAGGCAGTCGGCGGACTCGCAGCAGGCGTCGATGATGCCGCAGTCGAGGTCGCAGGGCAGGTCGCAGTCACCGCACTCCTCCGaggcgcagcagcagcagaagcatgCGTCGTCCGACGCACAGGAGCCGCACGTGGCGCAGTCCAGCACGATGTTGCACAGCGTCAGGAACTCACAGAACAAGCACGCCAGGATGCAGTGAACGCAGCAATCtggacagcagagagagacatagcAGAGGTTTAGAGGTaaatacacgcacgcacgcacacacacacacgcatgcacgcacacacacacacatataccgtAAAACTACAAATAATAGCTTTTATTTTCCAAACTCGTCAAACTGCACCGGCTTGTAATTcagacaggcgtctatatgagaaaggtctttaattaattttacacaaaacttttcctctgcaaagatggaaaatatatcatcaaattaattattattattattaataacacGCTGAATGCCTACCCATATTACAAGGCTATCCGAtgatatactttaattactttaattactcttctgctgttaaagaatgtgtttgtcttgtatgtatgctgctgagaccttgaatttcccctggggatcaataaagtatctatctatctatctatctatctatcttcaatTACggatcattcatttagtgttgagatgttgcTCATTGAGTGTTGGAGATAATATAGACATAACGATCCAAATAGCATACTGGCAGACGGAAAGAATGAATGACAGTAGGAGGTTACCAGACtgtattaagttttatttataattaaaattattgggagcttaaaaaaaaaaaaaactgtgccAGGCGAAACGATGTTACGGGCTGACCAATACAAGTTGTTACCGTATAGGCTTAGCGTCGGCCTACCCTTGTcatgacaaaataaaatattttttctctcaTGCACAAATTTGAAACAAAATGGGTTGAACGATGTAGGATATAGCATAGGCCAATAGTCCATAttgaaaaaaagtttaaaacatttggaactctagctaattaacctgactctcgccagatgaatttcgctccgcctagctccactcacatccatctgggattgcttccgttgagagtgatttcagcacgagattgtatggtagagccaatcaggacgcagggcgggagggtttcatagatgtgacgtagcgtagaagcgactgtgagactgttctcagcgtccgCGGGTTGGAAGCCGATGtaagtggttgaagtagcacgtcaatagatgacggacaagtggcttatccaatcttatgcaaggattttttaataagTCCCaaccttctgaagcaccacttcaatggatcgatcccagatggatgagtggagctaggcggaacgaaattcatctggcgagagtcaacAAACACGCCAGGATGCAATAAATTCagcaatgcatacacacaagcacacgcacacgacgcacacacacacacacacactcactcaccgtCCTGTGCCTCGGTAGGTATTTGCGAGCTGTTGGACTTGGAGCTGCTCTTGCTGCGCTTGCTGGTCTGGCTGGTGATGGAGGGGTTGGACTGTAGCTTCTTGGGGTTCTTCTGCCCCGcggacgaggaagaggaggatgaggaagaggcgGCGTGGGGCAGCGAGGGGCCGGCGTTCCTCATGCCATTGGACTGCGGCTGCTGCGTGTGCGGCCGAGATCCGTTCCTCAGGAGGGCCGCGCTCTCGCCTGAGCGATGGAACGGGGTGGAACGCGCCTGGGGCTGACCTGTAGGGGGtgccaaaacaaacacacacacacacacacaaagatcaaCCCATGAGGACTGTAAAAAgatgactaacacacacacacacacacacatacacatgtaacacacacatacacatgtaacaaacacacacacacacacacacacacacacacacacacacacacacacacacacacacacaaacacacacacacacagaggtcaacTCATGAGAAGCATAAtatgggcggtggtagtgtagtggttaaggagctgggctagcgtgcagtagcctgaaagttgtcggttcaattcccggctaccaccgttgtgcccttgagcaaggcacttaaccccaagttgctccggggacaatgtgatcccttgtaatatagctgacatatgtaagtcactttggtcaagaagtgtctgctaaatgtaatgtaatgtaataataagaaacacacacacacacacacacacacacacagacagattaaACTAATGTAGATTGGCACAGAGAAATCAAACCATTatcatcatacacacagaccagcACCAAACAGTGGCCATCCTCTTATGCTCCAGTGGCGGCCATAGAATCAGGATATACTGCATGCTACAGGTGCTCAGCATCAGGGTATACTGCTACAGGTGCTCAGCATCAGGGTATACTGCTACAGGTGCTCAGCATCAGGGTATACTGCTACAGGTGCTCGGCATCAGGGTATACTGCACGCTACAGGTGCTCAGCATCAGGGTGTACTGCTACAGGTGCTCAGCATCAGGATATACTGCATGCTACAGTATATGCATGCTACAGGTGCTTAGCATCAGGGTATACTGCTACAGGTGCTCAGCATCAGGGTATCCTGCTACAGGTTCTCAGCATCAGGGTATACTGCTACAGGTGCTCAGCATCAGGGTATACTGCTACAGGTGCTCAGCATCAGGGTATACTGCTACAGGTGCTTAGCATCAGGATATACTGCATGCTCCAGTATATGCATGCTACAGGTGCTCAGCATCAGGGTATACTGCTACAGGTGCTTAGCATCAGGATATACTGCATGCTACAGGTGCTTAGCATCAGGATATACTGCATGCTATAGGTGCTCAGCATCAGGATATACTGCTACAGGTGCTCAGCATCAGGATATACTGCTACAGGTGCTCAGCATCAGGGTATACTGATACAGGTGCTCAGCATCAGGGTATACTGCTACAGGTGCTCAGCATCAGGATATACTGCATGCTACAGGTGCTCAGCATCAGGATATACTGCTACAGGTGCTCAGCATCAGGACAACACTGGGGTCCTATTTGGTTATTAAGTGATGGAATAATGTTATTAAGTGATGGAATAATGGAATAATAATTCTCTTTCTGGGTCCAACGGCTTTCAGAGCCGCTCGTTTTTCTCtgtagacagtaaaataaactatTTTTCCACTATTCAGAGTAGCCTTTAAGAGAATTGTCATCCTACTACTCACTTGTTGCCTTAACCCTATTTTTCACAGAAGCCTGGACGTTACCCTTGATTATatcatctggctgcacagctacagtaattactAAGCGATAATAATTACTAAGCGATAATAATTATTAAGCGATTTTGTTTTACTCTTACTAAAACAGATGTTGGCAAGGTTTAGAAGTTGTGTAAAACGGCTGGTTGCACTAGTAAATGTTTTTTTGACGAAAAAGCTGTTGGACCCGTGACGTCAGACTTAACAACTTGATAGCTGCAGCTTATGCTACAGTAATGCATCACAGAACTGAGTGCTCAAGGGCTTCCATAGCCAAAGTCATGAGTTCaatacacagcaaacacacacacacacacacacacacattattagagACAAATGGTACAGCTGTGATATGCTAAAAGTTGCTTTGTCTAAACACATCTAACGATAAAATGACGCAAGCTTGAACCAGATACTCCATTTCACACATATCGGGAGACTGTGAACAGGTAAGCAAAAAAATGTCTGGCGTCAGGTAGTTTTGCTTCTGTGATCAGGCCAGGTGTAGGTGGGCATCAAtcagttgtgttgtgttgtgttgtgttgtgctgtgctgtgctgtgctgtgctgtgctgtgctgtgctgtgcatgtgtcttGCCTAAGGTCTGTGTATCTTTAAtcaggtgtgtatttgtgcgttaCTAAGGTACACCAGTGGTGTGTGTAGTCTGCTGTTTGGGGCCCCACTCAGGTATTTCTGCATCTCTGaggatggagagtgtgtgtctgtatgtgtgtgtgtgtgtgtgtgtgatgtgtgtgtgtgtgtgtgtgtgtgtgtgtgtgtgtgtgtgtgtgtgtgtgtgtgtgtgtgtgtgtgtgtgtgcgcataaataaggagcagcagcagcagtgtacACTGAGGTGATTCAGAGTTTCATCTCTGTGCCTCAGAAGAACAGaagctcctctgttctctctctccctctctctccattccagaGCAGTcatagagtgagggagggaaagagtgtgtgtgtgtgtgtgtgtgtatttgtaagtGTATGGAATGGAGTACTCTGAAGAGTCTGAGTTGCTCACCTGTCTCAAAGGTGAATAACACAAAAGTAGTTAGTAGTTTTTTTGAAAAATATCGTTTTAAAAGCAGCCTGCAATGACACGATAATTCATGAAATCTATTTGAACTTTATCCAGCACCTTGCAAAGCACCTCTTGAAGGAAAAGGGCCTTTTCAGTGgtgaggctttgtgtgtgtgtgtgtgtgtgtgtgtgtgtgtgtgtgtgtgtgtgtgtgtgtgtgtgtgtgtgtgtgtgtgtgtgtgtgtgtgtgtgtgtgtgtggccgtgtgggtgtgtgtgtgtttttcagtggTGAGGGTTGTCTCCGGTCTAGTCCAGGTAGCACACTATGTTTTGGTGGTGTCAGACTCCGGCATCTAGTCTGGTTAGACCCTGGGTTTGGAGTGGAGGGCAGCGAGCAGGTTTGTGGAGATTTATAcctgctctgctgctgctctggAACCGCGTGGGTCTCTTGGGGGACGTGGGTCCAGGGGAGAGGCCCATATGTTTACAATATCCACCCGGACCAGACATAGAACCAGCCCCAGCAAATCTCTTATTTCAACGGCCTCCATTTTGAAATaaacagagaaaaaacaaaaaccttgAAACTGTGAAATGTGCCTCTTACAGTGTAGTGCTATAAGCAACCTGGCTCTCACTTGAcaaggcaagcacacacacgtctaACCAACACActgcactaaacacacacatcatctggTTTCAGAGAATCGCGTCGGTCTGGCGCTCTGTGCGGTtagtttaaagcaacactacGGAGCACTTCTCAAGGTGTGTTGTAATAGGCCTCTCGGCTTGATATCAGCACGCTATTGGTGGTCCAGGGTCATGTGACGGAGAGATAAACATACCTGCCATTCCTGCCATCTGTTAAGCACATACCCTATACAGGTGCATGGCCATATCACGCTGAACAAGGGCGTCTTACCCCAAACGTCCGTCCgcgattgctaacgttagccttTATTTAgcctttatttctttatttctttactCTATTCTCTCAGGAGGTTTTAGCACCCAGTTGTGAATAAATCAAGGTGTAGAGTGTGTTAGCCCATTTTTTTACGAGATCAACATACCTGCCATTCCTGCTATCTTTTCAGCACATACTCTATAGAGGGGGACTTTCACAGGACAACATCGCCAACTACACTTCTACAAATGCTAAGGTTACAGTTAAAGGCCActtaaagagtttttttttaccttaaaataaaatatattttccaaAGTCATGTTGATGGCACTTCTGCCGCTCTCTAAACAAGTCTGTATTGCATCAGAGTAGTCCATTTAGCTTCTCAACTCAAGTGGGACTCCGAGAGCAGATAAGAtgtgtgacaagtgtgtgtgtgtgtgtgtgtgtgtgtgtgtgtgagagcggcgCCATCAGTACAAGCAGCCCCtgctgcaggagagagaatggtggtggtgggggggtagtTGGGTAGGATAACCAtagtggagggggggggagggggggtttagGCCCCTGCCAATTCACTGACAACAAAACATAACAATGAAAAAGCACTCGGGCTTACATTAtgacatgagaaaaaaaaatgatatgaGTGAAAATTATAGCACTTTCAGATTTGGACAGAGGAGATggcgagggaggagaggaggagaggcccTCCGCCCTCACCTCCCCAGATACCCACTCTGAAGCTCAGACATCGTCTTTTCGTGAGTTTACAGCCTACAAATGTTCCAGTGCTCCTGCGCAAACTACAGGGCCAGTTGATGTTGGCAGCGAGGCGCGGGAGTCGGGATATTTTACTCCAGAGCGTCACAAAACACTAATCACACTGAAACACAGAGACGTAGGGGCCGTGGGGTGAAAAGCACACCTTCAGTgccaacacaaacaagcatagagaaagagagagagagagagaaagagagaaagaaagagagagagagagagagagagagagagagagggagagagagaaagagagagagagagagagagagagagagagagagagaaagagagagagagaaagagagagagagagagagaaagagactgtggTAAATGGATCTTTGCACTTTCTTCTGTGtattattttaatgttttatatCATCCTCTTGCTGCTGCATACAGTTTCACAACCTTCCtctacacacacgcaaaccCACCCCCGAGCCAAACAGGGATGtctttgagacacacacacacacacacacacacacacacacacacacacacacacacacacacacacacataacacgtGCAAAACCCAAAGCCAAACAGGGATGTCTTTGAGAGAGGAGCGTTCCATCTGgagactgagatggcaatggcccCAGGCTGGGCTTCTACTGGTCCtgtagtaacacacacacacacacacacacacaaacacacacacacacacacacacacacacacaaacacacacacaaacacacacacacataaacatactgtacatgaacacacacacagacacatgcgcgtgtgtgtactcTGGGGTCCTTGAGATCCTGAGTGCAGTGACTGGTGACTGACAGTGGAGGTGGCCGTTAGATAACCGCTTGCTGTTGCTGTGTTGCTATTGGACAGTGGAGGTGGCTGTTAGATAACCGCTCGCTGTTGCTGTGTTGCTATTGGACAGTGGAGGTGGCCGTTAGATAACCGCTCGCTGTTGCTGTGTTGCTATTGGACGCAGTGTGGCAGGCAGCTGAGTGTGATTGAGTGCTCTTTTATGCAGCTTTTCCTAATGCTGATCCAAATGACTTactgtagctctctctctctctctctctctctctctctctcacacacacacacacatacaaagagagagagccaaaGTACAGTATAGTTTCAATCACAACAAAGTCTTAAGAATGAGCTATCTGTACAGCGTCCAGCACCTCTCAGAGACCTTGAGGAGTTGAgcttgagcacacacacacacacacacacacacacacacacacacacacacacacacacacaccacctctaaCACACATGACTATTTGTACAGCATCCAGCACCTCTCAGAGACCTTGACGAGTTGAgcttgagcacacacacacacacacacacacacacatgcgcgcggacacacacacacacacacacacacacacacacacacacacacacacacacgcacacacactgtacagcgTCCAGAACCTCTTGGAGACCTTGACGAGTTGAGGTTGAGGGGTCTTTCACAAGATGATCAGAACAGCTACTTCAGGAAGGCGGAGGGACTTTAGCATAgatgagaaagagtgtgtgtgtgtgtgtgtgtgtgtgtatgtgtgtatgtgtgtgtgtgttggtgtgtgagggagtggagGGGCTATTAAGTCCTATTAGAAGAGAGTTGGAATATCAGAGAGCGGTGCTGCAAACACGCATTCCCTCACGTCTAGAACATTTAGAACATTTAGACTGCGGAACCGAATTC encodes the following:
- the mdfi gene encoding myoD family inhibitor isoform X1 translates to MSEEENRLAASAPEPPDGPAAPASQPSTVDSAPPETGTGKERRHGQEEAARTETPVISTETASSKDEEPGVNNNNIMSQPDLSAPHKSITSPPDPSTPHKSITSPTDTSTPHKTITSPPDPSTPHKSITSQPQARSTPFHRSGESAALLRNGSRPHTQQPQSNGMRNAGPSLPHAASSSSSSSSSAGQKNPKKLQSNPSITSQTSKRSKSSSKSNSSQIPTEAQDDCCVHCILACLFCEFLTLCNIVLDCATCGSCASDDACFCCCCASEECGDCDLPCDLDCGIIDACCESADCLEICMECCGLCFSS
- the mdfi gene encoding myoD family inhibitor isoform X2, which translates into the protein MSEEENRLAASAPEPPDGPAAPASQPSTVDSAPPETGTGKERRHGQEEAARTETPVISTETASSKDEEPGVNNNNIMSQPDLSAPHKSITSPPDPSTPHKSITSQPQARSTPFHRSGESAALLRNGSRPHTQQPQSNGMRNAGPSLPHAASSSSSSSSSAGQKNPKKLQSNPSITSQTSKRSKSSSKSNSSQIPTEAQDDCCVHCILACLFCEFLTLCNIVLDCATCGSCASDDACFCCCCASEECGDCDLPCDLDCGIIDACCESADCLEICMECCGLCFSS